In Synechococcus sp. KORDI-100, a single window of DNA contains:
- a CDS encoding bifunctional 4-hydroxy-2-oxoglutarate aldolase/2-dehydro-3-deoxy-phosphogluconate aldolase — translation MSSQPVLLVVRPQDIDLSAASGDSTLIQCLEPLHASGLRHVEVAWSEHPGWMGFIKSLKQRCPNFLLGAASVVHPEALDQIRSLDLSYSMAPVWNPELQQTARRQGQLLVPGVFSPSEVMQAIGAGYRIVKLFPAADLGCHYWGRLRAPLGTLPFVIAAGGLAFKDVSAWLSSGHGAVALGRSAMKSEGVDPALVHWLRQLTSKT, via the coding sequence TTGTCCTCCCAGCCAGTGCTTCTGGTGGTGCGACCTCAGGACATTGATCTCAGTGCTGCTTCTGGTGACAGCACGTTGATTCAATGTCTCGAACCCCTCCACGCCTCGGGACTACGGCATGTTGAGGTGGCCTGGAGTGAACACCCGGGCTGGATGGGATTCATCAAATCCCTGAAGCAGCGATGTCCCAATTTTTTGCTCGGTGCCGCTTCAGTTGTCCATCCGGAGGCTCTCGACCAGATCCGTTCGCTTGACCTGTCCTATTCAATGGCTCCGGTGTGGAATCCGGAGCTCCAGCAGACCGCCAGGCGCCAGGGCCAGTTGCTGGTCCCCGGCGTGTTCAGTCCAAGCGAAGTGATGCAGGCGATCGGTGCTGGATACCGGATCGTGAAGTTGTTTCCTGCTGCCGATCTGGGCTGTCACTACTGGGGTCGACTGCGGGCCCCGCTCGGGACGCTTCCCTTTGTGATCGCCGCTGGAGGCCTTGCGTTCAAGGACGTCTCCGCCTGGTTGTCCAGCGGCCATGGTGCCGTGGCCCTTGGCCGCAGTGCCATGAAATCCGAAGGCGTTGATCCTGCTTTGGTCCACTGGCTGAGACAGTTGACATCCAAAACCTGA
- the aroC gene encoding chorismate synthase: MGSSFGDLFRVSTFGESHGGGVGVIVEGCPPRLTLDLDAVQADLDRRRPGQSHITTPRKEADRVEVLSGLIDDTTLGTPIAMLVRNKDQRPGDYKEMAVAFRPSHADATYQAKYGIQARSGGGRASARETIGRVAAGAIAKQLLHKASGTAVLAWVKRIHTLEASIDAATVTPEAIESNIVRCPDAGMAQQMIERIESIGRDGDSCGGVIECVVRHPAIGLGMPVFDKLEADLAKAVMSLPATKGFEIGSGFDGTLLRGSEHNDAFLPSEDGRLRTATNNSGGIQGGISNGEPIVLRVAFKPTATIRKEQQTIDSDGNATTLAAKGRHDPCVLPRAVPMVEAMVALVLADHLLKQQGQCSLW, from the coding sequence ATGGGCAGCAGCTTCGGTGATCTCTTCCGGGTCAGCACCTTCGGCGAATCCCACGGCGGTGGTGTCGGCGTGATCGTCGAAGGGTGTCCGCCTCGGCTGACTCTGGATCTCGATGCGGTGCAGGCGGACCTCGATCGACGACGGCCAGGACAAAGCCACATCACCACTCCGCGCAAGGAGGCGGATCGGGTGGAGGTGTTGAGCGGACTGATTGACGACACCACGCTCGGTACGCCGATCGCGATGCTGGTCCGCAACAAGGACCAACGTCCCGGCGACTACAAGGAGATGGCCGTGGCCTTCCGGCCATCCCATGCGGACGCCACCTACCAGGCCAAGTACGGCATCCAGGCCAGAAGTGGTGGCGGCCGCGCCTCAGCCCGAGAGACGATCGGACGTGTGGCGGCAGGGGCCATCGCCAAGCAGCTGTTGCACAAAGCTTCCGGCACCGCGGTTCTGGCCTGGGTGAAACGGATCCACACGCTTGAGGCCTCCATCGATGCTGCAACCGTCACACCAGAGGCGATCGAGTCGAACATCGTTCGTTGCCCGGATGCAGGCATGGCTCAGCAGATGATCGAGCGCATCGAGTCGATCGGACGCGATGGCGATTCCTGCGGTGGGGTGATTGAGTGCGTCGTCCGTCACCCTGCCATCGGATTGGGCATGCCGGTGTTCGACAAGCTGGAGGCGGATCTGGCCAAGGCCGTGATGTCGTTGCCCGCGACCAAGGGCTTCGAAATCGGATCCGGGTTCGATGGCACGTTGCTCAGAGGCAGCGAACACAATGACGCCTTCCTTCCCAGTGAAGACGGACGGTTGCGCACGGCGACCAACAACTCCGGAGGCATCCAGGGAGGAATCAGCAACGGTGAGCCGATCGTGCTGCGCGTGGCATTCAAACCAACAGCGACGATTCGCAAAGAGCAACAGACCATCGACTCTGATGGAAACGCCACAACCCTCGCTGCCAAGGGGCGGCACGACCCCTGCGTTTTACCGAGAGCCGTGCCGATGGTGGAGGCGATGGTCGCCCTTGTTCTGGCCGACCACCTGCTGAAACAGCAGGGGCAGTGCAGTCTCTGGTAA
- a CDS encoding photosystem II manganese-stabilizing polypeptide, whose protein sequence is MRIRSLLAAVLALCLAFVTTACSGDSEAVQRAGSNVTYDDIRNTGKANDCPTIADSARGSIPLTVGGQYELRDLCMHPLQVYAKEEPTNRRQVAEFVEGKILTRFTSSLDEVYGDLTVTEEGLQFKEKGGIDFQPITVLVPGGEEFPFTFSSKSLDATAEGAAITTSTDFEGKYRTPSYRTSNFIDPKGRALTTGVQYAQGLVALGGDDEQLEKDNNKRYIDGVGTMSLSITKVDPETGEFAGVFSAIQPSDSDMGGREVVDIKISGELYGRLETL, encoded by the coding sequence ATGCGCATTCGCTCTCTGCTGGCCGCTGTGCTGGCTCTCTGCCTCGCTTTCGTTACCACCGCTTGCAGCGGCGACAGTGAAGCTGTTCAGCGTGCCGGGTCGAATGTGACCTACGACGACATTCGCAACACCGGCAAGGCCAATGATTGCCCCACCATCGCTGACTCGGCACGGGGCTCCATTCCTCTCACCGTGGGTGGTCAGTACGAGCTGCGCGACCTCTGCATGCATCCGCTTCAGGTGTACGCCAAGGAGGAACCCACCAATCGCCGCCAGGTCGCAGAGTTCGTTGAAGGCAAGATCCTGACGCGTTTCACCTCAAGCCTCGACGAGGTCTATGGCGACCTGACGGTGACCGAAGAAGGTCTCCAGTTCAAGGAGAAGGGCGGTATCGACTTCCAGCCCATCACCGTTCTGGTGCCTGGTGGTGAGGAATTCCCCTTCACCTTCTCAAGCAAATCGCTGGATGCCACGGCCGAGGGTGCTGCCATCACAACCAGTACCGATTTCGAAGGCAAGTACCGCACTCCGAGCTACCGCACCAGCAATTTCATCGACCCGAAGGGCCGCGCCCTCACCACAGGCGTTCAGTACGCCCAGGGCCTGGTGGCACTGGGCGGTGATGACGAGCAGCTCGAGAAGGACAACAACAAGCGCTACATCGACGGTGTCGGCACCATGAGCCTGTCGATCACGAAGGTCGATCCGGAGACCGGTGAGTTCGCTGGCGTCTTCAGCGCTATCCAGCCCTCTGACTCCGACATGGGTGGCCGGGAAGTGGTCGACATCAAAATCAGCGGCGAGCTCTACGGACGTCTTGAAACCCTCTGA
- the sat gene encoding sulfate adenylyltransferase has translation MTVSATPSTQDSGVIAPYGGTLVDLMVSPSEREAVKSSATTTLECSDRNACDVELLVIGGFSPLRGFMHQEDYDAVVAGHRTAAGQLFGLPIVMDTDREDVSVGDRILLTYKGQDLAVLDVEDKWEPNKVLEAKGCYGTTSLEHPAVRMISMERKRFYLGGSLQGLELPERVFPCKTPAEVRAGLPAGEDVVAFQCRNPIHRAHYELFTRALHAQNVSENAVVLVHPTCGPTQQDDIPGSVRFQTYERLAGEVNNDRIRWAYLPYAMHMAGPREALQHMIIRRNYGCTHFIIGRDMAGCKSSLSGDDFYGPYDAQNFAKECAPELTMETVPSLNLVYTEEEGYVTAEHAEARGLHVKKLSGTQFRKMLRNGEEIPEWFAFRSVVDVLRSA, from the coding sequence ATGACCGTCAGCGCTACTCCGTCCACGCAGGACTCAGGCGTGATCGCTCCGTACGGAGGCACTCTTGTGGATCTGATGGTGTCTCCATCGGAACGCGAGGCGGTCAAATCGAGCGCCACCACGACCCTTGAATGTTCCGACCGCAACGCCTGTGACGTCGAGCTGCTCGTGATTGGCGGCTTCTCGCCGCTGCGCGGCTTCATGCATCAGGAGGATTACGACGCCGTCGTTGCTGGGCATCGCACGGCGGCCGGTCAGCTGTTCGGTCTGCCGATCGTGATGGACACCGATCGAGAGGATGTGTCGGTTGGCGATCGGATTCTGCTCACCTACAAGGGCCAGGATCTGGCTGTCCTCGACGTTGAGGACAAGTGGGAACCGAACAAGGTGCTGGAAGCCAAGGGCTGCTACGGCACCACATCGCTGGAACACCCCGCGGTGCGCATGATCTCAATGGAGCGAAAGCGCTTCTACCTGGGCGGCAGTCTCCAGGGCCTGGAGCTCCCTGAGCGGGTGTTCCCATGCAAAACCCCTGCTGAGGTGCGCGCAGGTCTCCCTGCCGGTGAGGATGTCGTGGCGTTCCAGTGCCGTAACCCGATTCATCGGGCGCACTACGAGCTGTTCACCCGGGCATTGCATGCCCAGAACGTGAGCGAGAACGCTGTGGTTCTCGTCCATCCAACCTGCGGACCGACCCAGCAGGACGACATTCCCGGATCCGTTCGCTTCCAGACCTATGAGCGTCTGGCTGGCGAGGTCAACAACGATCGGATTCGCTGGGCTTACCTGCCATATGCCATGCACATGGCAGGTCCCCGTGAGGCCCTGCAGCACATGATCATTCGCCGGAACTACGGCTGCACCCACTTCATCATCGGCCGGGACATGGCCGGCTGTAAGTCATCTCTCAGCGGCGACGACTTCTACGGTCCCTACGACGCTCAGAACTTCGCCAAGGAGTGCGCTCCGGAGCTCACGATGGAGACCGTGCCGTCACTCAATCTCGTCTACACGGAAGAGGAGGGTTACGTCACGGCGGAACATGCCGAGGCTCGTGGGTTGCATGTGAAGAAACTCAGCGGCACTCAATTCCGCAAAATGCTGCGCAACGGGGAGGAGATTCCTGAATGGTTCGCCTTCCGAAGCGTTGTGGATGTCCTTCGTTCCGCATGA
- the ftsH gene encoding ATP-dependent zinc metalloprotease FtsH, whose translation MNKRWRNIGLYVLLVVVVVVVGTAFLDRPNPATTARTLRYSDFVEAVQEDQVSRVLISPDRGTAQVVENDGRRAEVNLAPDKELLGLLTQHNVDIAVQPTRQPSAWQQAASSLIFPLLLLGGLFFLFRRAQGGGGGNPAMNFGKSKARVQMEPSTQVTFTDVAGIEGAKLELTEVVDFLKNPDRFTAVGAKIPKGCLLVGPPGTGKTLLAKAVAGEAGVPFFSISGSEFVEMFVGVGASRVRDLFEQAKKNAPCIIFIDEIDAVGRQRGAGLGGGNDEREQTLNQLLTEMDGFEGNTGIIIIAATNRPDVLDAALLRPGRFDRQVTVDRPDYAGRLQILGVHARGKTLAKDVDLDKVARRTPGYTGADLANLLNEAAILAARRELTEVSNDEISDAIERIMVGPEKKDAVISERKKRLVAYHEAGHALVGALMPDYDPVQKISIIPRGNAGGLTFFTPSEERMESGLYSRAYLQNQMAVALGGRVAEEIIYGEDEVTTGASNDLQQVAQVARQMITRFGMSDKLGPVALGRSQGGMFLGRDIAAERDFSEDTASTIDQEVYDLVDVAYKRATKVLVDNRLVLDELADLLVEKETVDAEELQELLINRDVRVAEYV comes from the coding sequence TTGAACAAGCGCTGGCGGAACATTGGCCTCTACGTCCTACTCGTGGTGGTTGTGGTCGTTGTCGGGACGGCCTTCCTGGATCGTCCCAACCCTGCGACAACAGCTCGTACCCTGCGTTACAGCGACTTTGTCGAGGCCGTCCAGGAGGATCAGGTCAGTCGGGTGCTGATCTCGCCGGATCGCGGGACTGCCCAGGTGGTCGAGAACGACGGACGGCGTGCCGAAGTCAACCTCGCACCGGACAAGGAGCTGCTCGGGCTGCTCACCCAGCACAACGTTGACATTGCCGTTCAGCCCACCCGTCAGCCCAGCGCCTGGCAACAAGCAGCAAGCAGCCTGATCTTCCCCCTGCTTCTGCTTGGCGGATTGTTCTTCCTGTTCCGCCGTGCCCAGGGCGGCGGCGGCGGCAACCCGGCCATGAATTTCGGCAAAAGCAAAGCCAGAGTTCAGATGGAGCCATCGACCCAGGTCACGTTTACGGATGTCGCCGGGATTGAAGGAGCCAAGCTCGAACTCACTGAGGTGGTCGACTTCCTCAAGAACCCGGATCGTTTCACGGCCGTCGGCGCCAAGATTCCGAAAGGCTGTCTGCTTGTTGGTCCTCCAGGAACGGGCAAAACTCTCCTCGCCAAGGCTGTTGCCGGCGAGGCTGGAGTCCCTTTCTTCTCGATTTCAGGTTCTGAATTCGTCGAGATGTTCGTGGGCGTCGGAGCCAGCAGGGTTCGTGACCTGTTCGAGCAGGCCAAGAAGAACGCCCCCTGCATCATCTTCATCGACGAGATCGATGCCGTTGGACGCCAGCGGGGTGCTGGCCTCGGTGGTGGAAATGATGAGCGGGAGCAGACCCTCAACCAGTTGCTCACCGAAATGGACGGTTTCGAGGGCAATACCGGCATCATCATCATTGCGGCCACGAACCGGCCTGATGTTCTTGATGCAGCCCTGTTGCGTCCCGGCCGCTTCGACCGTCAGGTGACCGTTGACCGTCCTGATTACGCCGGTCGTCTTCAGATCCTTGGAGTTCATGCCCGTGGCAAGACCCTTGCCAAGGATGTCGACCTCGACAAGGTGGCCCGCCGGACACCGGGTTATACCGGAGCAGACCTTGCCAACCTTCTGAATGAAGCTGCCATTCTTGCGGCGCGTCGTGAACTCACCGAGGTGAGTAACGACGAGATCAGCGATGCGATCGAGCGGATCATGGTGGGTCCTGAGAAAAAGGACGCGGTAATCAGCGAGCGCAAGAAGCGTCTCGTGGCTTACCACGAAGCAGGCCATGCCCTCGTGGGTGCCCTGATGCCCGACTACGACCCCGTCCAGAAGATCTCGATCATTCCCCGCGGCAATGCCGGAGGTCTCACGTTCTTCACCCCCAGTGAGGAAAGGATGGAGTCGGGTCTGTACTCACGTGCCTACCTCCAGAACCAGATGGCGGTAGCCCTTGGTGGCCGTGTCGCCGAGGAAATCATCTACGGCGAGGACGAAGTGACGACCGGGGCCTCCAATGACCTCCAGCAGGTTGCCCAGGTGGCGCGTCAGATGATTACGCGATTCGGCATGAGTGACAAACTCGGTCCTGTGGCTCTCGGCAGATCCCAAGGTGGAATGTTCCTCGGTCGGGATATTGCCGCCGAGCGCGATTTCTCCGAGGACACAGCTTCAACGATTGATCAGGAGGTCTACGACCTCGTTGATGTGGCTTACAAGCGTGCCACCAAGGTTCTTGTCGACAATCGTCTGGTTCTTGATGAGCTCGCGGACCTTCTGGTTGAGAAGGAAACGGTGGACGCTGAAGAGCTGCAGGAATTGCTGATCAACCGCGACGTTCGCGTTGCCGAGTACGTCTGA
- the coaBC gene encoding bifunctional phosphopantothenoylcysteine decarboxylase/phosphopantothenate--cysteine ligase CoaBC, whose protein sequence is MRTDDGALRGRRILVAASGSIAAVKTPLLVSGLVQAGAEVRCLLTPSAEHLVSPVAMATLSRHRCYRDQDQWDPGRSRPLHIELAEWAELMVVAPLSATTLGRWSLGLADGLLASTLLACERPVLAAAAMNTAMWKHPAVQANWQSIQRLPGVIPLSPTAGLLACDRHGDGRMADPIQIELAAAVLFSRHEGELSIDRSWLGRRLLVSAGSTLESIDQARLISNRSSGRMGVLLAQVARVRGAEVELIHGPLQVPQAWLEGLDCESVESADQMQQALHRRQEQASALAMVAAVADLRRSGGGLLSKPPKSDLPQLLEQGWEPVPDLLEGLVNRRPPGQRILGFAALTGSDEELLLRGGEKRLRKGCDLLMVNPIDRVGEGFGEDNASGWLLGDGLQQRVPLTSKLALAHDLLDALAEGLATPTSC, encoded by the coding sequence ATGAGGACTGATGACGGCGCTCTGAGGGGACGTCGCATTCTTGTGGCGGCCAGTGGCAGCATCGCTGCGGTCAAGACTCCCCTGCTGGTGAGCGGTCTGGTGCAAGCCGGTGCCGAGGTGCGCTGTCTTCTCACCCCGAGTGCCGAACACCTGGTGAGTCCTGTGGCGATGGCCACCCTCAGCCGACATCGCTGTTACCGGGACCAGGATCAATGGGACCCCGGCCGTTCCCGCCCGCTTCACATCGAACTCGCTGAATGGGCGGAGTTGATGGTGGTGGCACCTTTGAGTGCCACCACCCTTGGCCGCTGGTCGCTGGGTCTCGCGGATGGTCTGCTGGCCAGCACCCTGCTGGCCTGTGAACGGCCGGTGCTGGCAGCCGCCGCCATGAACACGGCGATGTGGAAGCACCCTGCCGTGCAGGCCAACTGGCAATCGATCCAACGGTTGCCGGGTGTCATCCCTCTCTCGCCGACGGCTGGACTGCTGGCCTGTGACAGACATGGCGATGGGCGTATGGCTGATCCGATTCAGATCGAACTCGCTGCCGCTGTCCTGTTCAGTCGTCACGAGGGTGAACTCAGCATCGATCGCAGCTGGTTGGGCCGCCGCCTGCTGGTCAGCGCCGGATCGACCCTTGAATCGATCGATCAAGCGCGCCTGATCAGCAATCGCAGCAGCGGGCGCATGGGTGTGCTGTTGGCCCAGGTCGCCCGGGTGCGCGGCGCCGAGGTTGAACTGATTCATGGACCTCTGCAGGTTCCTCAGGCCTGGCTGGAGGGTCTCGACTGTGAGTCTGTGGAATCGGCTGATCAGATGCAGCAGGCCCTTCACCGCAGGCAGGAGCAGGCGTCAGCCCTTGCCATGGTGGCGGCGGTGGCTGATCTCAGACGCTCAGGAGGAGGACTCCTGTCAAAACCGCCCAAGTCGGACCTGCCCCAGCTTCTGGAGCAAGGCTGGGAACCGGTGCCTGATCTCCTCGAGGGTCTGGTGAATCGCAGGCCTCCAGGACAGCGGATTCTCGGTTTTGCCGCACTGACGGGATCCGACGAGGAGTTGTTGCTGCGTGGAGGCGAGAAGCGTCTTCGCAAGGGATGCGATCTGCTGATGGTCAATCCGATTGACCGCGTTGGAGAGGGTTTTGGTGAGGACAACGCCAGTGGTTGGCTCCTGGGTGATGGACTCCAGCAACGCGTGCCGCTGACGTCGAAATTGGCGTTGGCCCACGATCTCCTCGACGCCCTCGCAGAAGGTCTGGCAACGCCAACCAGTTGTTGA
- a CDS encoding cupin domain-containing protein, with amino-acid sequence MTDNLTTLIATWNLSPHPEGGWCREVQRSGISVRRPDGEQRSAITTVLFLLGPEDLSRWHCVHGGDEIWTFISGAPLSLFLHGDQDTISREITVGLNNPVVVVEAGVWMAARSQGSHSLVSCCVGPGFSFEDFEMLQDRPIASRPKGIREDLL; translated from the coding sequence ATGACCGACAACCTGACGACGCTGATCGCCACGTGGAACCTTTCCCCTCATCCAGAGGGTGGTTGGTGTCGAGAAGTTCAGCGCAGCGGCATCTCCGTCCGGCGCCCCGACGGAGAACAGCGAAGCGCCATCACCACCGTGTTGTTCCTGCTTGGACCGGAGGATCTCAGTCGCTGGCACTGTGTGCATGGAGGCGACGAAATCTGGACCTTCATCAGCGGGGCCCCACTGAGCCTTTTCCTGCACGGCGACCAGGACACCATCTCGCGTGAAATCACCGTGGGCCTCAACAATCCGGTGGTTGTCGTTGAGGCCGGTGTCTGGATGGCCGCACGCAGCCAGGGGAGCCACAGCCTGGTGAGCTGTTGTGTCGGACCGGGTTTCAGCTTCGAGGATTTTGAAATGCTGCAGGACCGACCCATTGCGAGTCGTCCGAAAGGCATCCGTGAGGACCTGCTCTGA
- the alsS gene encoding acetolactate synthase AlsS — protein MNGAEFIVKTLEAHGITHVFGIPGAKVDSVFIALLDSPIELVLCRHEQNAAFMAQAMGRMTGTIGVCIATSGPGVTNLVTGLATATTEGDPVLAIGGEVSTDDRYKHCHQSLDAISLMEPVTKYAKTALNAHDLPEVLGNAIRAAECGRRGAAFLGLPKDIGLGEISDCEPSARWGQSIRLGSASSDLIAEANRRIRQLKQPMLLLGLQTSDPSCSEALMRFVRNSGLPYASTFQAAGRWVAPEQFVGRLGLFRNQPADRLLDASDGVICIGFDPVEYDASIWNSDNNRSLISVDVAPPDQDRAFLPDVELVGDLSDTLQALSAAGAADINPEFLALATASAAELTSTAAEGASMTGMPMHPLRVVHELHQLVTPETTVALDVGSHYIWMNRYLPTEHARQVLVSNGQQTLGVALPWAIAANLAHPNQPVIAVCGDGGFLFTATELETAVRIGCRFVLLIWDSQSYDMVEFQEQAHYGRVSGIKLSYYDAVKFAESFGCKGYVVTDSETFREVLQDALQQTVPAVIQIPIDYSDNIKLMQNIHQSFIH, from the coding sequence ATGAACGGCGCAGAGTTCATCGTGAAAACCCTTGAAGCCCACGGGATCACCCACGTGTTCGGGATTCCAGGAGCCAAGGTCGACAGCGTTTTCATCGCCCTTCTCGATTCGCCGATCGAGCTTGTTCTCTGCAGACATGAGCAGAACGCGGCATTCATGGCACAGGCGATGGGGCGCATGACCGGGACGATCGGCGTCTGCATCGCCACATCAGGGCCCGGCGTCACCAATCTCGTGACGGGGCTCGCAACCGCGACAACGGAAGGCGATCCAGTCCTCGCGATTGGAGGGGAAGTCTCCACAGACGACCGTTACAAGCACTGCCATCAATCACTGGATGCCATCTCGCTGATGGAGCCAGTGACCAAATACGCCAAAACGGCGCTGAATGCCCACGATCTGCCCGAGGTGCTCGGCAATGCCATCAGGGCCGCTGAATGCGGTCGACGCGGCGCCGCCTTTCTGGGATTGCCCAAGGACATCGGCCTGGGTGAAATCAGCGACTGCGAACCCTCCGCTCGCTGGGGACAGTCGATTCGCCTGGGATCAGCCTCCTCCGACCTCATCGCCGAAGCCAACAGGCGAATCAGGCAGCTGAAACAGCCGATGCTGCTGCTCGGACTGCAGACATCCGATCCTTCCTGCTCCGAGGCGTTGATGCGCTTCGTGCGCAACAGCGGTCTTCCCTATGCCAGCACGTTCCAGGCCGCCGGTCGCTGGGTGGCTCCGGAGCAGTTTGTCGGACGTCTTGGCCTGTTTCGCAATCAACCGGCGGATCGGCTTCTGGACGCATCAGACGGGGTGATCTGCATCGGATTCGATCCCGTTGAGTACGACGCGTCCATCTGGAACAGCGACAACAACCGCTCCTTGATCAGCGTTGATGTCGCGCCACCCGATCAGGACCGCGCCTTTCTGCCCGACGTCGAGCTGGTGGGAGATCTGTCGGACACCCTTCAGGCATTGAGCGCCGCCGGTGCTGCAGATATCAACCCTGAATTCCTGGCCCTGGCAACTGCATCGGCGGCAGAGCTCACCAGCACCGCTGCCGAAGGCGCCAGCATGACGGGCATGCCGATGCATCCCCTTCGCGTGGTGCATGAGCTGCATCAACTGGTGACGCCGGAAACGACGGTGGCTCTCGACGTTGGTTCCCACTACATCTGGATGAATCGCTACCTGCCCACGGAGCACGCCAGGCAGGTGCTGGTGAGCAACGGCCAGCAGACCCTTGGCGTTGCCCTTCCATGGGCCATCGCCGCCAATCTGGCTCACCCCAATCAACCTGTGATCGCCGTCTGTGGCGACGGGGGATTCCTGTTCACGGCCACGGAGCTTGAAACCGCGGTCCGTATCGGCTGCAGATTCGTTCTGCTGATCTGGGACAGCCAGTCGTACGACATGGTGGAATTTCAGGAGCAGGCTCACTACGGACGCGTTTCCGGCATCAAACTGAGCTATTACGACGCCGTGAAATTCGCTGAATCCTTCGGCTGCAAGGGGTACGTCGTGACGGATTCAGAAACGTTCAGAGAGGTCTTGCAGGACGCCCTGCAACAGACGGTTCCAGCGGTGATTCAGATCCCCATTGACTACTCGGACAACATCAAATTGATGCAGAACATCCATCAGTCGTTCATCCACTGA